In the Patescibacteria group bacterium genome, CGACATATTCCAAATTCCTTAAACTGGTTCCAGCAGGAGGTTCTGCGTCGCTCTCTCGTCACATAAAAAAACAGCATCTTGCGATACTGTTCATTTATGTGCCGAGGAGAGGACTTGAACCTCCATGCATTGCTGCACATGGGCCTAAACCATGCGTGTCTACCAATTTCACCACCTCGGCTTTTCAATAAAAATAAGCAATTTCTTGCTATGATTATATTCTAATGGAAAAAATATTTTTGTCAATCAGGCTTAAATGTATTCTTAATCTTTTTTGTGTTATAATAAATTTATAAAATAATTTTAATATTATGACAAACGAAAAACAAGATTTAGAAAACAAGGATATTGAAAAAAATAAGACAGAAGCTTTTCTTTCTTACTTTTGGATAGTATCTTTGTATGTTTATTTAACAAAGAAGAAATCAAAATTTGCCCAGTTTCATGCAAAACAAGGATTAATATTATTTTTCTTAAGTTTTGCAACGGTCGTTCCTTTCTGGGGGCAACTGTTTGGACTGGTTCTTTTGATTGTTTCAATTGTTGGAATAATGAAGGCATACAACGGCGAATGGTATAAAATACCTGTTGTTTATGAGCTTAGTAAAAAAATTAATTTTTAGTAAATAAAATAATAAACTAAATATGAAAACCTGTTTAGCGGGTTTTTATTTAATAGCATGTCTAAATACATAAAGTTTTTTAATGAATTACGAATAAAAGATGTGCCTCAAGTAGGAGGAAAAAACGCGTCTCTTGGTGAGATGTATCAAATGCTCGAAAAAAAAGGAGTACGAATCCCAAATGGTTTTGCTACAACTTCAAATGCTTATAACTATTTTCTTGAAACCAGTGGAACTAAAAAGGAAATTAGAAAAATTCTAAAAGGCCTCAATACTGGAGATGTTGTTGATTTGGCAAAGAGAGGGAAGGCGGTTCGAGAAGTTATTTTGAAAGCAGAGCTTCCAGGTGATTTTAAAAAAGAAATTACAGAGGCTTACGTTAAATTATCTAAACAGTATAAGGTAAAAAATGTTGATGTGGCTGTTCGATCTTCTGCCACTGCTGAGGATTTACCTGATGCTTCATTCGCAGGACAACAAGACACTTATTTAAACATTCATGGTGAAGCCGCTCTGATTGATGCAACTAGAAGATGCATTGCTTCTCTATTTACAAACAGGGCAATTTCATATCGTGTTGACAAAGGCTTTGATCATTTTGATATAGCACTTTCCGTTGGGGTCCAGAAAATGGCCCGTTCTGACATTGCTTCATCTGGTGTTATGTTTTCCATTGATACAGAATCTGGTTTTGATAAAGCGGTTTTAATTGATTCAATTTATGGTCTTGGAGAAAACATAGTTCAAGGTAAAGTTAATCCAGATGAGTTTTATTATTTTAAGCCAACTGACGCTATTGTTTCAAAGAGAATTGGAAAGAAGTCTTTAAGAATGGTTTACAACAATGTTAAAGGAGCAAAAAATCCAGTTAAAGACATTCCAGTTAGTGTTGCTGATCAACACAAACAATCAATTACAGATGATCAAGTTAAACAACTTGGAAGATGGGCTGTAATTATTGAAGAACATTATGGTCGTCCAATGGATATGGAGTGGGCACTTGATGGGAAGGATGGAAAATTATATATAATTCAAGCTAGACCTGAAACAATTCACTCGGTAAGGGATCATAATGTAATTGAAGAATATAAATTAGAGAAAAAAGGTGATTTAATTATAGCCGGTACTGCAGTTGGGTCTAAGATTGGTGGGGGAGTTGCTCGCAGGATAATGGATATCAAGGATATTAAAAATTTCAAAAAAGGAGAGGTTCTTGTAACAGATATGACAGATCCAGATTGGGAACCAATTATGAAAATAGCTTCAGCCATTGTAACCGACAAAGGTGGACGAACTTGTCATGCAGCTATTGTTTCTCGTGAGCTGGGAATTCCTTGTGTTGTTGGAACGGAAACTGTAAGTAAAGTTATTAAGACAGGACAAAAGGTGACTG is a window encoding:
- the ppsA gene encoding phosphoenolpyruvate synthase, producing MSKYIKFFNELRIKDVPQVGGKNASLGEMYQMLEKKGVRIPNGFATTSNAYNYFLETSGTKKEIRKILKGLNTGDVVDLAKRGKAVREVILKAELPGDFKKEITEAYVKLSKQYKVKNVDVAVRSSATAEDLPDASFAGQQDTYLNIHGEAALIDATRRCIASLFTNRAISYRVDKGFDHFDIALSVGVQKMARSDIASSGVMFSIDTESGFDKAVLIDSIYGLGENIVQGKVNPDEFYYFKPTDAIVSKRIGKKSLRMVYNNVKGAKNPVKDIPVSVADQHKQSITDDQVKQLGRWAVIIEEHYGRPMDMEWALDGKDGKLYIIQARPETIHSVRDHNVIEEYKLEKKGDLIIAGTAVGSKIGGGVARRIMDIKDIKNFKKGEVLVTDMTDPDWEPIMKIASAIVTDKGGRTCHAAIVSRELGIPCVVGTETVSKVIKTGQKVTASCAEGEVGHIYKGELPFKINKTNIGTLKKPKTKIMMNIGEPDMAFTNSFIPNDGVGLARLEFIINNFIRIHPLALLNYGKIKDKKVKKQIDDITIGYKNKTDFFVDKLAEGVSMIAAGFYPKDVIVRLSDFKTNEYANLIGGREYEPIESNPMIGWRGASRYYSPLFLPAFELECKALKKVRDENGLTNLKIMVPFCRTIEEGKRVKQIMAKNGLKQGVNGLEIYVMAEIPANIILADQFAAEFDGFSIGSNDLTQLTLGIDRDSAGGTLKVDGVSNEKNEAVKTLITYLIQVAKKTKTKVGICGQAPSDFPDFAQYLVELGIDSISLIPDTIIKTTMAVLKTEEVMKKKKRK